A window of Clostridium sp. 'White wine YQ' contains these coding sequences:
- a CDS encoding NUMOD1 domain-containing DNA-binding protein, producing the protein MVKYTQNSSYFEKIDTERKAYWLGFLYADGCVYEKNEKKKTIIIQLHPDDRNILEEFLKDISSDRRICTNKKGYISICVSSTKMANDLINLGCIPRKSLVLKFPSENIVPNNLINHFIRGYMDGDGCISTYMKLRKERKSPILICEIKFIGTYDMLYEIKKFFDSEKKVLINRHSPNSCQISFAGKKYRDIVDSLYENATIYMKRKKDKWDEYKKYMEYQENKRKEKSDIEIVKLDKYTNHIGTYTLQELKKEYDASAIKKCCKHEKYESHKEFLKKGIDLKANFGYTKNTVNKNTKESKNVRQYDLSGNLINTWDSANAAAEYYNTTAKAIRKVCIGERKTCCNFIWKYTGIIENKKNKAVRQYSLSGELIREWSNLRKAALYYDVTFQAIERAISGKYKTCRGFVWRYGDI; encoded by the coding sequence ATGGTGAAATATACTCAGAATAGCTCATATTTTGAAAAAATTGATACTGAAAGAAAAGCATATTGGTTAGGTTTTTTATATGCAGATGGATGCGTATATGAAAAAAATGAAAAAAAGAAAACAATAATAATTCAATTACATCCAGATGATAGAAATATACTAGAAGAGTTCTTAAAAGATATAAGTTCTGATAGACGAATATGTACAAATAAAAAAGGATATATTTCTATTTGTGTTAGTAGTACTAAAATGGCTAATGACTTAATAAATTTAGGCTGCATACCAAGAAAATCACTAGTATTAAAATTTCCAAGTGAAAATATAGTACCGAATAATTTGATTAATCATTTTATTAGGGGATATATGGATGGAGATGGGTGTATATCAACTTATATGAAACTAAGAAAAGAGAGAAAAAGTCCAATTTTGATTTGTGAAATAAAGTTTATTGGTACATATGACATGCTATATGAAATTAAGAAATTTTTTGATTCGGAAAAAAAAGTTTTAATAAATAGACATTCACCAAATAGCTGTCAAATAAGTTTTGCTGGTAAGAAATATAGAGATATTGTAGATTCATTATATGAAAATGCAACTATTTATATGAAAAGAAAAAAAGATAAATGGGATGAATATAAGAAATACATGGAATATCAAGAAAATAAAAGGAAAGAAAAATCAGATATAGAAATAGTGAAGTTAGATAAATACACCAATCACATAGGAACATATACTTTGCAAGAGCTAAAAAAAGAATATGATGCAAGTGCTATTAAGAAATGTTGTAAACATGAGAAGTATGAATCACATAAAGAGTTTTTAAAGAAAGGAATTGATTTAAAAGCTAATTTTGGATATACAAAAAATACTGTTAATAAAAATACAAAAGAAAGTAAAAATGTTAGGCAATATGACTTAAGTGGAAATTTAATAAATACTTGGGATTCAGCTAATGCAGCTGCAGAATATTACAACACAACAGCAAAGGCAATTAGGAAAGTTTGTATAGGAGAAAGAAAGACTTGTTGTAATTTTATCTGGAAATATACTGGTATAATAGAAAATAAAAAGAATAAAGCAGTAAGACAATATAGCTTAAGTGGAGAGTTAATTAGAGAATGGAGTAATCTGAGAAAAGCAGCTTTATATTATGATGTTACATTCCAAGCAATAGAAAGAGCTATCAGTGGAAAATATAAAACTTGTAGAGGTTTTGTTTGGCGTTATGGTGATATTTGA
- a CDS encoding NADPH-dependent FMN reductase, with translation MKYLAIVGTNSDVSTNRMLLQFMQKHFSSEAEIELYEIKALPAFNEPEDTDIPEKVAELSDKILKADGVIIATPEYDHAIPAVLKSALEWISYTSQALTDKPVLIVGASHGTLGSSRAQAHLRQILDSPELAARIMPSSEFLLGKSQGAFDSAGNLIYSDKLSELDEIFREFLLFTDITSKLLAEKVLHKKVKKFTWQE, from the coding sequence ATGAAATACTTAGCAATTGTAGGAACTAACTCAGACGTGTCAACTAATCGTATGCTGCTTCAATTTATGCAAAAGCATTTTTCGAGTGAGGCAGAGATAGAACTATATGAAATTAAGGCTTTACCTGCCTTTAATGAACCAGAGGATACTGATATTCCTGAAAAGGTAGCAGAATTATCTGATAAAATTCTTAAAGCAGATGGAGTAATAATAGCAACTCCAGAGTATGATCATGCCATACCTGCGGTTTTAAAGAGTGCTCTTGAATGGATTAGTTACACTAGTCAGGCACTTACTGACAAGCCTGTTTTAATAGTGGGTGCTTCTCATGGTACACTTGGTTCTTCTCGTGCACAGGCACATCTTAGACAAATACTTGATTCACCTGAGCTTGCTGCTAGAATCATGCCAAGCAGTGAATTCCTTTTAGGAAAATCACAGGGTGCATTTGATAGCGCAGGAAATCTTATCTATTCAGATAAACTATCAGAGCTTGATGAAATTTTTAGAGAATTTCTTCTATTTACAGATATTACATCAAAACTTTTAGCAGAAAAAGTTTTACATAAAAAAGTTAAAAAATTCACTTGGCAAGAGTAG
- a CDS encoding flavocytochrome c, which yields MKFIAIVGTSAKRSYNRKLLQFMKKYFESKAEIEILEITDVPMFNQSDNQSSSEVIQMFNNKITASDGVIIATPEYNHSIPSSLKSLIEWLSFDLHPLAGKPVMILGASLDTQGSSRAQLHLRQILDAPGVDANVMPGYEFLLGSANKAFDEDGNLNNERTIDFLEICFLRFMRFAKISNQLNEEEEFTFKPGVYEVDAIGHSGSLPMKVSFSENRIESIDINTDGETEGLADVVFVRIPDKIIEGQTLNVDALSGASETSNAVLDGVAKAVKLAGVNPDILKRRPKPASSLIKEDEEYTCDVVVVGGGGAGLSAAATALQNGKSAIVLEKYPAVGGNTIRSGGPVNAADPEWQVKFDENPGERHTIEALLDTDESLIHPEYIDDFRALREEFSAYQKKFGTQKGHLFDSPLLHRMQTYFGGKRTDLNGNTIYGQYDLVKILTDRALESVKWLEEIGVEYDKSIVFAPVGALWRRGHKPTKSHGSSFILALTKYVQDNSGKIITDSPVKEFIIEDGEIKGVIATGVNGQKITVHAKAVVLASGGFGANTKMLKEYNTYWSEIADDIKTTNSYAMTGDGILLGKTVGAALTGMGFTQMMPVADPETGELFSGLQVPPENFVIVNKEGKRFINEFSGRDVLTKAAIDQGGLFYLIADDEIKKTAANTSQEKIDRQVEAGTLFRADTLEELAVKVGMDPAILVDTINKYNSYVDAGFDPEFHKDTFSLKVLKAPFYATPRKPAIHHTMGGLKIDTKAHVLDENDKPIKNLYAAGEVAGGIHAGNRLGGNALTDIFTFGRIAGKTAVDEMK from the coding sequence ATGAAATTTATAGCAATTGTTGGAACTAGTGCAAAAAGATCATATAATCGTAAACTCCTTCAGTTTATGAAAAAATACTTTGAGTCAAAGGCAGAAATAGAAATACTTGAGATTACAGATGTTCCTATGTTTAATCAATCTGATAATCAGTCCTCAAGTGAAGTGATACAAATGTTCAATAATAAGATTACAGCAAGTGATGGTGTTATTATAGCTACTCCAGAGTATAATCACTCAATCCCATCGAGTCTAAAAAGCTTAATTGAATGGCTAAGCTTTGATCTTCATCCACTTGCTGGCAAACCAGTAATGATCCTTGGTGCTTCTCTTGATACTCAAGGTTCTTCTCGTGCGCAGCTACATCTTCGTCAAATCCTAGATGCACCAGGTGTTGATGCAAATGTAATGCCTGGATATGAGTTTTTACTTGGAAGCGCAAATAAAGCATTTGATGAGGATGGTAATCTAAACAATGAAAGAACCATAGACTTCCTAGAAATATGCTTCCTACGCTTTATGCGTTTTGCAAAGATTTCAAATCAGCTCAACGAAGAAGAAGAGTTTACCTTTAAACCAGGAGTATATGAGGTAGATGCAATAGGTCACAGCGGAAGTCTTCCAATGAAAGTATCCTTTAGTGAGAACAGAATAGAAAGTATAGATATAAATACAGATGGCGAGACAGAAGGACTTGCAGATGTAGTTTTTGTAAGAATACCAGATAAAATAATTGAAGGACAGACATTAAATGTTGATGCTCTTTCTGGTGCTTCCGAAACTAGTAATGCTGTACTAGACGGTGTAGCCAAAGCAGTTAAGCTTGCAGGAGTTAATCCTGACATACTTAAGAGACGTCCAAAGCCTGCTAGCAGCCTAATCAAAGAAGACGAAGAATATACTTGTGATGTAGTAGTTGTAGGTGGCGGGGGCGCTGGACTAAGTGCAGCTGCAACAGCGCTGCAGAATGGTAAAAGTGCTATTGTTCTTGAGAAATATCCAGCAGTAGGTGGAAATACAATACGTTCAGGTGGTCCTGTAAATGCTGCAGATCCAGAGTGGCAAGTAAAATTTGATGAAAATCCAGGAGAAAGACATACAATTGAAGCACTACTAGATACAGATGAGAGCTTAATTCATCCAGAATATATAGATGATTTCCGTGCGCTTAGAGAAGAGTTTTCTGCTTACCAGAAAAAGTTTGGCACACAAAAGGGACATCTGTTTGACTCTCCACTACTTCACAGAATGCAAACATATTTTGGTGGTAAAAGAACAGACCTTAATGGCAACACTATATACGGACAATATGACCTTGTAAAAATCCTTACAGACAGAGCTTTAGAAAGTGTTAAATGGCTAGAGGAAATAGGGGTTGAGTATGATAAGAGCATAGTATTTGCTCCTGTTGGTGCACTTTGGCGTCGTGGTCATAAGCCTACCAAAAGCCATGGTTCATCATTTATACTTGCACTAACAAAATATGTTCAAGATAACTCAGGAAAAATCATTACTGATAGCCCTGTAAAAGAATTTATCATAGAAGATGGTGAAATAAAAGGAGTTATAGCAACTGGTGTTAATGGCCAAAAGATAACTGTTCATGCAAAAGCAGTAGTGCTTGCAAGTGGTGGTTTTGGTGCAAACACAAAGATGCTAAAAGAATACAACACTTACTGGAGTGAAATTGCTGACGATATAAAAACTACTAATTCTTACGCTATGACTGGTGATGGAATATTGCTTGGTAAAACTGTAGGAGCAGCACTTACAGGAATGGGCTTTACTCAAATGATGCCTGTAGCTGATCCTGAAACTGGTGAATTATTTAGTGGACTTCAAGTACCTCCTGAAAACTTTGTAATAGTAAATAAAGAAGGAAAAAGATTTATTAATGAATTCTCTGGAAGAGATGTTTTAACAAAAGCTGCTATTGATCAGGGGGGGTTATTCTACCTTATAGCTGATGATGAAATAAAGAAAACTGCAGCTAATACAAGTCAAGAGAAGATAGACCGTCAGGTAGAAGCAGGTACTTTATTTAGAGCAGACACCTTAGAAGAACTAGCAGTAAAAGTTGGTATGGATCCTGCAATTCTTGTAGACACTATTAATAAATATAATTCATATGTTGATGCAGGTTTTGATCCTGAATTCCATAAGGATACATTTAGCTTAAAAGTTTTAAAAGCACCGTTTTATGCTACTCCAAGAAAGCCAGCAATTCATCATACAATGGGTGGACTTAAGATAGACACTAAAGCCCACGTATTAGACGAAAATGATAAACCAATTAAAAATCTTTATGCTGCTGGAGAAGTTGCTGGAGGTATCCATGCAGGTAACCGTCTTGGCGGTAATGCATTAACTGATATATTTACCTTCGGAAGAATTGCTGGTAAAACTGCAGTTGATGAAATGAAATAA
- a CDS encoding FAD:protein FMN transferase: MNEYTKIIYLMGTKISLYIKGEAAEKLAEKACDMLIHYEEVFSANSDDSQLAMLKKTAASAPQKVDEELYELIKIGKEHSLCENTYLNIAIGPLIKLWRIGFEGAHVPEKESIEKVLELLKPENIQLDDEKKTVYFLRKGIEIDLGAIAKGYFADKVMELFKKNGAVSAMVDMGGNVLVFGESPSEGGDWKVGIQNPFLPRGNAVALIKIKDQSVVTSGIYERVFEKDGLKYHHIFDSKTGYPIESNIASLTIIADKSLDCDIYTTKLFGLDATSIIHAVNRINGMGAVVITVDGKLAYTDNLKGRIYPITM, from the coding sequence ATGAATGAGTATACGAAGATAATATATCTTATGGGAACAAAAATCTCTCTATATATAAAAGGTGAGGCTGCTGAAAAGCTTGCAGAAAAGGCTTGCGATATGCTGATTCATTATGAAGAAGTCTTTAGTGCCAACAGTGATGACTCACAGCTTGCGATGCTTAAAAAAACAGCTGCATCAGCTCCACAAAAAGTAGATGAGGAACTGTATGAGCTGATAAAAATAGGAAAAGAACATAGTCTATGTGAAAATACATACTTAAATATTGCAATAGGTCCATTAATAAAATTATGGAGAATAGGTTTTGAGGGGGCACATGTACCAGAAAAAGAATCTATAGAAAAGGTGCTAGAACTTTTAAAACCCGAGAATATACAACTAGATGATGAGAAAAAGACCGTGTATTTCTTGAGAAAAGGCATTGAGATAGACCTTGGAGCCATAGCTAAAGGCTATTTTGCTGATAAAGTTATGGAATTATTTAAGAAAAATGGGGCTGTTTCAGCTATGGTAGATATGGGAGGTAATGTTCTCGTTTTTGGAGAATCACCATCCGAAGGCGGTGACTGGAAAGTCGGAATACAAAATCCGTTTCTACCAAGAGGCAATGCGGTAGCACTTATTAAAATAAAAGATCAATCCGTTGTAACCTCAGGGATATATGAGAGGGTGTTTGAAAAGGATGGACTTAAATACCACCATATATTTGACAGCAAAACAGGCTATCCAATAGAAAGCAATATAGCTTCATTAACTATTATTGCTGATAAATCCCTAGACTGTGATATATATACTACAAAATTGTTTGGATTAGATGCTACTTCAATTATTCATGCAGTTAATAGAATTAATGGTATGGGTGCTGTTGTAATAACTGTGGATGGAAAACTAGCCTATACAGATAATCTTAAGGGAAGAATATATCCAATAACAATGTAA
- the truA gene encoding tRNA pseudouridine(38-40) synthase TruA encodes MQNYKMMIAYDGRKYTGYNKSKDNAEKSIQGKLELILSKLYDQEIEVIGAVNTDAGVHAKGQIVNFIAPDNRLSEKEIFDYFEKYLTDDIIVLSVETVDERFHSRYLMKSATYEYRLWKKDAPNRPLFERHYVNLMNQTINVNKSREAAKQLLGEHDFLAFTTNKKTKKSIKKLISLDVRETTNEIIITMTANGYLLNMERVIVGTLIQVGLGQLPLNIIQKAFESKDMNDVGHKASADALCLLSVQY; translated from the coding sequence ATGCAAAATTATAAGATGATGATAGCCTATGATGGTAGAAAATATACGGGGTATAATAAATCCAAAGATAACGCAGAAAAGAGTATTCAAGGTAAGCTAGAACTGATATTATCAAAGCTCTATGACCAAGAGATAGAGGTTATTGGTGCGGTTAATACTGATGCTGGGGTGCATGCTAAGGGGCAAATTGTTAATTTTATAGCTCCAGATAATAGGTTAAGTGAGAAAGAAATTTTTGATTATTTCGAAAAATATTTAACTGATGATATTATTGTTTTATCAGTAGAAACTGTTGATGAAAGATTTCATAGTAGATATTTAATGAAGAGTGCCACTTACGAATATCGATTATGGAAGAAAGATGCGCCTAATCGTCCTTTGTTTGAAAGACACTATGTTAACTTAATGAATCAAACAATAAATGTAAATAAAAGCAGAGAAGCCGCAAAACAACTTCTAGGTGAACATGATTTCTTAGCTTTTACTACTAATAAGAAAACAAAGAAATCAATTAAAAAGCTAATTTCTCTTGATGTAAGGGAAACTACAAACGAAATTATTATTACTATGACAGCAAATGGATATTTATTAAATATGGAAAGAGTAATAGTAGGTACATTAATTCAAGTGGGACTTGGGCAATTACCTTTGAACATAATTCAAAAAGCTTTCGAGTCTAAGGATATGAATGATGTAGGCCATAAAGCTAGTGCAGATGCGCTTTGTTTATTAAGTGTTCAATACTAG
- a CDS encoding AraC family transcriptional regulator, producing MDNNILEFTSRQVMNSPDFEFFHYSDKHSLNVEYHNHDFYEIFFFISGRVKYIIEGKTYNLRPNDILLTNNRELHKPVIENGINYERIVIWVDPSFVKKIENNETSLTLCFEDSSKHHYNLLRPNIDLLHLIKKIYEKFEKSYNGNDYGDALLRKIYMTELLIYLNRAYFDTSKEIEIDIEQNSKISNVVHYINENLCEDLSLDTLSQKFYISKYHLSRQFKQYVGFTIHQYISKKRLIIAKIHLHDGASIDSAYIDSGFNNYQNFLKAFKDEFGFSPKKYVKSLSVNKL from the coding sequence ATGGATAATAACATATTAGAATTTACGTCAAGACAAGTGATGAATTCACCTGATTTTGAATTTTTTCACTACTCAGATAAGCATTCATTAAATGTTGAATATCATAATCATGACTTTTATGAGATATTCTTTTTTATCTCCGGAAGAGTTAAATATATTATTGAAGGAAAAACATACAATCTTAGACCTAATGATATTCTACTAACTAACAATAGAGAGTTACATAAACCTGTAATTGAGAATGGAATTAATTATGAAAGAATTGTTATTTGGGTTGATCCAAGCTTTGTAAAAAAGATTGAAAATAATGAAACCTCTCTTACACTTTGTTTTGAAGATTCATCAAAACATCATTACAACCTTCTTCGTCCAAATATCGATCTTCTTCATCTTATTAAGAAGATATATGAAAAGTTTGAGAAATCCTACAATGGAAATGATTATGGTGATGCTCTTCTTAGGAAAATCTATATGACAGAATTATTAATATATCTCAATAGAGCATATTTTGATACATCTAAAGAAATTGAAATCGATATTGAGCAGAATTCGAAAATAAGCAATGTAGTACATTATATAAATGAAAATTTATGTGAAGATTTATCCCTTGACACATTATCTCAGAAATTTTATATAAGCAAGTATCATCTTAGTCGTCAATTTAAGCAATATGTTGGCTTTACTATACATCAATATATTAGTAAAAAAAGACTTATTATTGCCAAAATTCATTTGCATGATGGAGCTTCTATTGATTCTGCATATATTGATAGTGGATTTAATAACTATCAAAATTTCTTAAAAGCTTTTAAAGATGAGTTTGGATTCTCTCCAAAAAAATATGTAAAATCACTTTCGGTAAATAAATTATAA
- a CDS encoding LysR family transcriptional regulator has translation MSKYYSQDILYYIDAILKYSNYGKAAKSLYISQPYLTQVIKRVESQLNCELISRSNLPYRLTEQGKIYYQYLTSIENNYSKLLREISAVSDIDSKVIKIGVLPSLGTYLLPLFLPKFLDMHPNCRIELSEALPEKNEKLTQNGELDFWLGQNSRNISPNLNSITWGRHRYRAIIPRCCDLYQKDVAIIPEGTIDINKLLCQKLILTSKGSAIRKQIDQLLSIYKVEPKIIMESTEIYTILNLATNNLGVTFIPESIYVKECPSEYNIYEVPIDELSLDYFIAYNSEKKLTDVDKDLIDAFLVHGQNNFNIGDPNE, from the coding sequence ATGTCAAAATACTATTCTCAGGATATTTTGTATTATATTGATGCCATTTTAAAGTACAGTAATTATGGCAAAGCTGCCAAATCACTTTATATTTCTCAACCTTACTTGACACAGGTTATTAAAAGGGTAGAAAGTCAGTTAAACTGTGAGCTTATAAGTCGTAGCAATCTGCCATATCGATTAACCGAACAAGGGAAGATATATTATCAGTATTTAACTTCAATAGAAAATAATTATTCTAAGCTGCTTAGGGAAATATCAGCTGTGTCAGATATAGATAGCAAGGTTATCAAGATAGGAGTGCTTCCTAGCCTTGGAACCTACCTTTTACCTCTTTTTTTACCAAAATTTCTGGATATGCATCCAAACTGTAGAATAGAGCTTTCGGAGGCTTTACCTGAAAAAAATGAGAAACTAACTCAGAATGGTGAATTGGATTTTTGGCTTGGACAAAATTCAAGAAATATTTCTCCAAACTTAAACTCGATTACTTGGGGCAGACACAGATACCGTGCAATTATTCCTCGCTGCTGTGATTTATATCAGAAAGATGTAGCCATTATTCCAGAAGGAACTATCGACATAAACAAGCTATTGTGTCAAAAGCTGATATTAACTTCCAAAGGTTCTGCTATAAGAAAGCAGATAGATCAGTTATTAAGCATTTATAAGGTAGAGCCCAAAATCATAATGGAAAGCACGGAAATCTATACTATACTCAACCTTGCAACGAATAATTTGGGGGTAACTTTTATACCTGAAAGCATCTATGTAAAGGAGTGCCCATCTGAATACAATATATATGAAGTTCCAATTGATGAGCTGAGTTTAGATTATTTTATAGCATATAACAGTGAAAAAAAACTAACTGACGTTGATAAAGACCTTATAGATGCATTTCTAGTTCATGGTCAAAATAATTTCAATATAGGAGATCCAAATGAATGA
- a CDS encoding leucine-rich repeat protein — protein sequence MKNRKIKMISLILVLISLFVSFNVTSVSAITTTGTDANGFTWQSDDGVTYSITGYNGSDTNITIPSSIDGHAVTSIGSNAFREKPLTSVTIPDTVTSIGGFAFYYCSSLVSISIPNSVTSIGDSAFAYCTSLANITLPSKLSSIGNSTFQDCKALTGITIPDSVTSIGTYAFLECFSLKDITIPNSVTNIGEGAFKDCKALRSAVMPDSVTSIGNYLFYNDQLLSNVRLSNNLTDTGSFIFYNDFSLTGVTLPSNLKNIGNSAFENCTALTNITIPTGVTRIGYRAFIMCRVLSNVTIPNTVKIIDFNAFAHCYAFTNIIIPEGVTSIGDYAFYYDTALTDITIPQSVTSIGFLTFSSCNSNFKIKGYEGSYAQTYAGSNSITFQALSTTEFQRLSGLSRYETSVEISKAWGSHADYIVLATGEDFPDALCAAPLATKYGAPILLTLKNSLPEAIENEIDKLKPQEIFLVGGIGVISDNIKTVLQNKGIKVTRISGVDRYDTSLEVAKYVNSQTQEAFIVTGDNYPDALSIASYAGSKQIPILLTDKSKLNDKINNYIRSKGITKTYVIGGTGVVSDNVLSSLPNAERIYGSNRYETNYKVLSRFSFSYGDNYFATGESFADALSGSALAGASNNPIILVGDSMPDNIVNLLKQNKDMMKFKKILGGTGAVSDSIINKIFK from the coding sequence ATGAAAAACAGAAAAATAAAGATGATATCGTTAATACTTGTTTTGATAAGCTTATTTGTAAGCTTTAATGTTACGTCTGTTAGTGCAATTACAACAACAGGAACGGATGCAAATGGTTTTACTTGGCAATCTGATGATGGAGTAACATATTCAATAACTGGTTACAATGGTAGTGATACCAATATTACAATTCCTAGTTCTATAGATGGACATGCTGTTACTAGTATAGGAAGCAATGCTTTTAGAGAAAAACCATTAACAAGTGTAACAATTCCAGATACAGTTACAAGTATAGGTGGTTTTGCATTTTATTATTGCTCGTCTCTTGTAAGTATATCAATACCAAATAGTGTAACAAGCATAGGAGATAGCGCGTTTGCATATTGTACATCCCTTGCAAATATAACACTTCCATCAAAACTTAGTAGTATAGGAAATTCTACATTTCAAGATTGTAAAGCACTTACAGGAATAACAATCCCAGATAGTGTTACAAGTATTGGAACTTATGCATTTTTAGAGTGCTTTTCACTTAAGGATATAACAATACCAAACAGTGTAACAAACATTGGAGAAGGTGCCTTTAAGGACTGTAAGGCTCTTAGATCTGCAGTAATGCCTGATAGCGTAACAAGTATAGGCAATTATTTATTTTATAATGATCAGCTTTTATCAAATGTAAGGTTATCAAATAATCTTACTGATACAGGTAGTTTTATATTCTACAATGATTTCTCTTTAACAGGAGTTACACTTCCAAGTAACCTTAAGAATATAGGAAACAGTGCATTTGAAAATTGTACAGCACTTACAAACATAACAATCCCAACTGGAGTGACTAGGATTGGATATAGGGCTTTCATTATGTGCAGAGTCCTTTCAAATGTAACAATACCAAACACAGTTAAGATAATAGATTTTAATGCATTTGCTCATTGTTATGCATTTACTAATATCATAATTCCAGAAGGCGTTACTAGCATTGGAGACTATGCATTTTATTATGATACAGCTTTAACAGATATAACAATCCCTCAAAGTGTTACTAGTATTGGTTTTTTAACATTCAGTAGTTGTAATTCAAATTTTAAAATCAAGGGGTACGAGGGTTCTTACGCACAGACTTATGCAGGTAGTAACTCCATAACCTTCCAAGCGCTGTCTACAACGGAATTTCAAAGACTTTCAGGTCTTTCGAGATATGAAACAAGTGTTGAAATTTCAAAGGCTTGGGGTTCTCATGCTGATTATATTGTTCTTGCTACGGGGGAGGATTTCCCAGATGCTTTATGCGCGGCTCCGTTAGCTACTAAGTACGGTGCACCTATTTTATTGACTTTAAAAAATTCTCTTCCTGAAGCAATAGAAAATGAAATTGATAAACTTAAGCCTCAAGAAATTTTTTTGGTCGGAGGAATAGGAGTAATATCAGATAATATAAAAACAGTTCTTCAAAACAAAGGAATTAAGGTTACAAGAATTTCAGGAGTAGATCGTTATGATACCTCTCTTGAAGTAGCGAAATATGTTAATAGTCAAACTCAAGAGGCTTTTATAGTAACTGGTGATAACTATCCAGACGCATTATCTATAGCTTCCTATGCAGGGAGCAAGCAGATTCCAATTCTATTGACTGATAAAAGCAAGCTTAATGATAAAATAAACAACTATATTAGAAGCAAAGGAATAACAAAAACCTATGTTATTGGAGGAACTGGAGTAGTTAGTGACAATGTATTGAGCTCGCTTCCAAATGCAGAAAGAATTTACGGAAGCAACAGGTATGAAACTAATTATAAAGTTCTATCCAGGTTTTCATTCTCATATGGTGATAATTATTTTGCTACTGGTGAATCCTTTGCAGATGCTTTGTCAGGTTCTGCTTTAGCTGGAGCCTCAAATAATCCTATAATTTTAGTTGGTGATTCAATGCCGGATAATATAGTTAATTTACTTAAGCAGAATAAGGACATGATGAAATTTAAAAAAATTCTTGGTGGAACTGGAGCAGTTTCAGATTCTATAATAAATAAGATATTTAAATAA